CGCGCTCATCTCATACGTCTTGGATAAGGTCTTCAGGCAGAACATGCACCTCTTCCCGTCACGATCTGGCAGCACCTTCACGACGAGAAACACCGCAATGAGACACACGCAACCTTTGTGGAGAAGCGACTCCGCCGGTCCACCGCGTGGCTCCTCAGCGAGTCACAGCACAAACAGTGAAGCAGAGTGGCTGATGTTTGAGCAGGAAGTTGTGACGACACAGGTTTCAAAGAGGAACAACGTGTTTGTGTGCCACTTTAACCACAGAGTGATTCAGCTGCAGGTCGTGGCACAAACTGAAGGGGATCCAGATCTCACCTCCACACAACAGTTCCCATCCAGACCGATGTTCCCCTGACAGTCCCGGCGGTCCTCACTGGTGTAGTAGGAAAAGTTGCTCGGCCTCAGAGTGAACCAGCGTTCCTTCCAGTTTCTCCTCAGCTGACCTTTTTTCCACATGTAGCCCTGTGACGCAGACGCGAGTTACATGCTGCTCAGGCACCAGAGCGCCAGCCGCCTTCACCTCTTTGAGGACATCACCCACGACTTCTCTGTAGACTTCCTCCACTGCCATGCTGATGATGCTTTTGTCCACGCCTCTGAAGATCTTCCCGGAGTTCATCATGTCCAGGAAAGCCCAGACCGTGATGCCGCTCTGCTGCACACAATCCTGGCTCAAgaagtcctccacctctccacagTTGAACTCCACGCTCATGGCAGTGCAGATCTTCTTCAGGAGGTAGACCACCTCCGGGAAGCACAAGAAAAGCTGTGTGATGTGATCGAGTGGTGTTTCCAACAGGTtgacaaccaaaccaaaccaacgAAAGCAGCTTGAATTTTCAGACTAAGATCTTGATCTCAGCAGCAGCGGTGAAGGCAGCTCGACACAGGAAACCGACATGAGCGGCTGCAGGAAAAGGAAATCTCAAGACTTTTCCGTCTCGATGAAAAACAGCCCCAGCGTCTACGAAAGCCTCCCGCGTTAAAACCAGGAATCGAGTGTGCGGCCTCTCCAATGTGGCCCCGGGCTCCTGAGCCCTCACCTCATCAGGGACCATGACCAGGGGGTACTTGTCCTCAGACAAGAAGTTGAAAAGGCACCAGAGTCGGAAGGCATCTCTCTCGGGaaggatgctgctgctgctcctgtctgGCAGGTAGTTCTTCTTTGCCGTCAGGGTCCAGCAGAGCTCGTCCACACTCTCCTTGTTGAAAGAACCTTCCACCACCTGCGGAGACACGGGAAACTGTAGGGCCTCAACAAGGTCCACGAGAGCGTCCATCTGACCTTGTCCAGGATGTATTTGTTGAGATAAGGCATGTAGCCCTGACTGGACACCGGGCCGTCGTCGTCGTCTCTGAAATGTTCCTCTAAAGCCACTGGGTCATGAGGGATGTTCAGCACCGTGCACAGGTTGTGGGACAGCACCTGGGGAGCACGACGCAGAGCTACACCTCGCTGTTTCTCAAGTGTGTCCCCTGATACACTTGACCCATTCAACCGTCACATGAACATTCACGCAGAGAATATCGAGTGCTGTTCACGATTTAGATCGATGCAACACGTTCCATGGACGGGATGCCGACACAGCTCTTCTGAGAAATGAACCTTCTGATTTCTAgatttctttctcctccagtcACGTTAGTGCGTGGCGCTCCAGAAGCTCCGACTCCAGTCGAGGACAGAGACCAAGCGTCATCTCAGAACAGAGAGGAGGCCACTGAACGGCTAGCGGGGGAATGGGACGGGGGCCACAGACGCTTCACTTGTACAGTTATTTCTGGCAGAACTCTGCCATACTTTGATAGATTCTCACGTCACTTTTACGGCTTTCTGCCCtcttgagaaaagaaaagaaagcccATCTCGTGAATGCCGTTTCACAGCTGTGGAAGGTTTGAGTGCCCCGGTGCAGGAGCGTCCAGGCCGGTGGATGGGACCCTGCTGTGGGCCTCACTCTGCTCCACTTCATTCATCCTCCTCTGCCCACCGCCAGCTCGACCTTGAGCCATGTTTTTTAAGCTCTCATTTGAAAGCACTTCGTGGAGATCCAGAAAAGTGGTGACTCCATGACCGCGCTCGCCCTCTAAACGCCACTCTGTCGGACTCTCCGTCTCGCACCGGCTTCACCGCTGCCTCCGTCACCTGCCGCTGAGGAGGATAATCCTGGTCACGGGGCAGTCCGGTGCCACAGGAGGCGGACTGACGCCTGGCCCGCTGACGTCGGCCTGAGGAGATCAACGCTCGCtccgacagagagagagagagagagagagagagagagagagagagagagcgagcgggAGCAACAATGTCTGCGCATTGTCCTGACGGTGACTATGTCATGAGGATCCCTGCAGTGTCAGCCGGAGACCAGCCTTCAGCACGTGTCAGGACCGAGGGCCCCGCtcaactctctcacacacacacgcgcgtttGTATCTgtactttgtgaggacctccctTCCAAAACAAGTGGTTCACCTGAACCACGACTCCGAAACCCAGTTACAATCACCCTCAAACTGAGcttttaatgtgtttaaaaaagtcCCCAGTGTTTCCCAGAATGTGTGGCAAATAATAAGGTGTagacacgcgcgcgcgcgcacaggCATCCAGAGCTTCGAGCAAAAGAACGGTTACTACGTGCAGCATCAGATGAGGCGGTGGAGGTGCAGGAGAGTTGAGAAGTCTCAGAGCGACAGCGGAACCGCGCGCGGCAGGAAGTGCAGCGCTGAACACCGCGGCTCTCCGACAGACAGCCTGGCGCGCGCCTCCACTCACCTTCAGCTGTGACTTGGACACCTTCCCGCTCTTCTCCAGGTCCAGGGCGGTGAATCCGTACCAGATGGACTTGAGCAGTTCGGAGCGCAGGTCCATGTCTGCACGTCAGTTTCCTGCTGcgctccctcttcctcctctctgctgctgacgctggctgtcactcactcactcactcactcactctgtcaCCGCTGCCGGGTCGCAGCGACCCCTGCTGGCCAGTCAGCCAACCTGCCAGAGCCTCGTGTTGGGCTGGCGGGGGAGCAGGGCTGTGCGTTCTGAGGTCAACCAGACCGCTCTGGTCTGAAGAGTCTTGCAAAAGCAATGTGTTGATGATATGTGCGCGCAGGAAGGAGGGTCATCTGTGGACCTCCACGGGACGTGACGGTGCCGCCTGTCACACTTTCTGACGGTCATTTCTCAGGTGCACACACGCTGTCGATGTGTTCAGACGCTCTGCTCTATTGCCGACCTCGTGTATAtgacaatgtttttctttccttgagCAACATACAATATGATCTTATCTCTTCACCCCTCTTTTGTCTTGAGTTTGAGTAACGAAAGGCCATTTCCCTCGGATAAATACAGTCATTGTGACTctgatcatgaaaaaaaaaggctgtgaaGGTGTCGGAGCTGTGTGCTGCACGTGGTGACTCTGCATGACGTCTGACTTCCCAGTCTCTACAGGTCTGCCATCCAAGTTTGACACGGATGGACATGAAGGAAACGAGGGGCCTGGTTGACGGCATCATCGACAGATGTGTTGGTTCTGATCGGTAGATGATGCCGTTGGGAGGAACAAGAGAAGCCATTATTCCATTgaaaatgaagttgtttttaCGACTGGATTGTGCAAACCAGTGTGTTCATTCAACAACCCCCCAAAAGGCCACTGGTCCTGTCGTCGTCTGAGGTTAACGGTAGTGGCAGTTTGGGCCTGTagagggcactgtgtgaccaaGGTGCACCGCCTTTGCTGTCTGTCCCCAGGTGGGAGAGGTGCAGCGTGTCAGGGTGTCCAGCTCGGGGCGTCATTCAGCCGACTGCTTTACACACACAAGAGTGATGTAATGAGTCATGAGTGCATTCACCATATTGTTTGTCGCCTTTTCTTTATTGTGACTTTACTCTACAACTATGACTTCTATTCCTCCAGTCCTTGACTCTATGACTTGACTTACAGAAAGGCTTCTGGGGCAGTTGCCCTCACCGGACTGAAGCTCGACCACAGAGAGCCACATCCGTGCGACATCGACGCTTGAGCCtgggagcagagaggagaatgGCCAGTCACAGAAGTGACCCCCCTGCTGCCAAGTGCACGAGCCAACAAGCTGCTCCCCAGCACGCAAGCTCTGGACCGCCACAGGGAGTCGCTTTTATCTATGCATTATCACATACCTACGAGAACATTCGTAGGTTCGTACgaggaaaaaaacaggagaCCACACAAGACAAGACTCACCCGAGTgacttccacttcctgtttgtgaggCATCATCACAGCGACCGTCACACACTCTCATGTCGGCCACTGGCACTTTTGGAAAGGGTTAAGAAAACCTGCGTCTCCGGGTCACGTGGGAGTCATCAGTCGGAGGAGCCGGGCTCTGGTCGCACCTGCTGCTGGCCCAATCAAGCGGAGGAGTCCAGGCCGACCTCTGACCCACGAGAGGGGACCTTCCTGGCACGGATGTGGAGTCTAATGAGGAGGCAGGGCATCAGCTGTGGAGGTGAGCCGGGAGTCAGAGCAGGGCCAGGGGATAAAAACAGGGCTCCCTTCATGCACACTGGCATCACGCTGCAGAAGTTCTGCGTGAGGCATCACAAGTCGTGCTCGTCGTCTCTCCCGGGATGAGAATACTTCTGCTCTGTGTGCTGGCTGTGCTGCTTTGGCCGCGGAGTGAGGAGCGGCTCCTCGTCCAAATCCGAAGGTAAGCAGAACGTGATGCGACGCTCGCAGCACCCTCGGGAGGAAATCTGTTACTCCGACTCCGTCAACCCTCAAATGGAGCTTTCACCTGGTTTGGACAAACACCACTTCCCACCGCTCCAAAGTCCATTCCGGGAGAAAAagatgggggggggggtgtgGAATGGAGATTTTGAAATTGTGGTTGTGACAGGGCTTTCTGTGCTTCTGCTCCCTGGGGATATGGGCTGAGAGTGTGATGTGAGTGCCATGTAGCCACAAAACCAGACACCCCGGCGCTCCACCAGGTGAATTCCACAGCACACATGTCAACTGTGGACCATTTCGGGACAGTGGTGTGGCACGGAAGAACTGGGCAACGGGCTCTAACATGATGCCAGGTGACCTGTGCGTGTCAGCTGTTGTGCTGAAGGGGTGCGCTTTCCAGAAACAGCTTCCACAAGCAGGAAGCTGTTTCCTGTCCTGAATGAGCTGAGGCTGCCTGTATTCCTCGCACTGTGGCGACGGCAGCAGGCAAACAGGGAAGGCACAGCATCGAGACTGCCAACACAGAAAACACTGGAGACACAGAGGCCGGCCAAACATACTGAGACCTCAATGTTGACCACCACACGCATGGCGAATGCATAAGGGGGTGGGGGTCATGAGAGCAAGCTGAGCTTCCACTGTCAGCAGGTGGCGAccgcagcagaggaggaggacagacgACACCGAGATGCAGAACCTCAAGCGACACTCGGACGGCACGTTCAGCAGTGACTTCACGCAGCACCTGGACAAGCTCAAAGCCAGGAACTTTGTGCAGTGGCTGGCCACCAGCAAGAAGGACGGGTGAGTGGACCGTCTGTGGAGGCAGGAGAAAAGTGGCAGATGGGcattttgaaatccaaaccTCCAGTGGCAGTCAGTCCCGccaaaacacagcagacaaGCATGAAGCGCTCGGGGTGCTCGCTGGCGCCCGCTGGACCTGGTTTGTTCAGCAGAGAGAAAAGCGCATTCACATGTCGTCTGCCGCTTCTGCGTTGTAGAGGAAGAAGCAGAGCACGTCCAGGGCAGGACACTTTACTGGCTGGTTCCAAGTCACGGTGAACACAGCTGAACAAACAAGGCAGACAATACAAGAGGAGGCAGGACAGCACGCCATGACACCACCCGCCAGACTGGGACATGTACTGATATATTAGTGCTGTGTTTCAAAACcattctgaatccattcctacatcaattccataaaatcgattcctaggtccaaagatcggattcaTTAATTGACCTTTTGACACTtattctccgggtgaagtccaaGGCCTTTGACgacctcacgagtcacgtgacgcgacatcacccagcgctcctttcccagccatccaccgggccacaacaaatgaaactccagTGAACTTTACCACcagcgggtaattctgcacgctctgtctaaataactgaagcgattgcgggcttcgtTTGCAAAGATATGTGCCGTCTTCTGTCGctgaaaacgagggcttcaggcggctaatgaaagtaacagagccacactacgttaaggtgtctcgcaaacgtctgttatcccaaacacgcaccagtcagtcagagaaaaggtgaaaagtaagcttcagtcaacagtcaggggggcattacaagtgatgcgtggacatcttGGCAATCTTACgcgagtctgacaactcactacaTTGATGACCGTCGGCCGCTGAGAAAGTCTTCCACTGAGGCGTGTTCACGGAAGGATGCCACAGAGGAGCAGGCTAAAACACTGCTGCCCACTTCGACCAAGGTGTCATGGTTCAGAATGGTGACGGCGGAGTGGTGTCCCGGGCCCCGTTTGGAACCAAGTGCACCTGAAGCACAGGGCTTCACTGACACCAGTCCGACActttcagtgtgtgtgactgtgcctctctctctctctcgctcactctcCCCCTGCTCtccccccttctctctctctctcccccctctctctccccccttctctctctctctcccccctctctctccccccttctctctctccctctcccccgcttctccctctctctctctcccctccctctctctctccctctcccccgcttctccctctctctctctccccctctctctctccctctcccccgcttctccctctctctctcccctccctctctctctccctctctctctccccccttctatctcccccccctccccccaggTGTCACGAGGAAGTGTTCCACTTTGCAGCAGAGATCTGACATGGAGGGACGGCGACCACAAGGTTTCCAAGAATCGTTTCACCACTGCAACAGAAGTGACTTTGTCTAATTGGCGTCCGCACAGCTATTTGACATTAAAAGGTTTCAGGACACGGAgacgcttcttcttcttcttcttcttctcatggaGTGGGGAGGCGTGGCTCTGGAGAAGTGGGGCGCTCTCCTCCGTCGTGTTTGGCATGTCTGGAACATCAGCCCCACGCCCCCCACCCCATCCCAACCAGGGTTCATGTATCTGCAATGCAGagacccccctccccccctcccccctcctgaCATCCTGACACCTCCATCGGTCATTGATAAATCAATGAATGGGTTTCAGGGGCAGATGGACCAAGCAGCGTCTCGTGCACGTCAGTCTCttctcacaaacatctcaaatCCTGCGAGAAACCCCGTGTTCACTAGCCTCGGCGAACACTCGACCACCAAGCAAAAGTGCCTCACGCTCTCGGATCGTTCTGAAGGAGTAAAGTGTCTTTTCACAAATTCAATAAGGTCATTGTGTGTAAAAGCCGCTCACTTACCACAACAGCACTTTAGGTCCATCAGTCCGCAGGCTCGCCATCATCCCACTGGGAACCACAGGGGTCCGATAAGAGCACGGGCTGGTGACCGCAACCTGGACCAGCCTTTCCTGACGATCCCGCCGAGGAAGCGGAGTTGGGTCCGAACGAAGGTCCCGGGAAGACACCGAAGTTTGCCTTCCAGCCGGTCCtcccaccagcagggggcgctacgGGCGCCAAGAAAGGAGAGTCCCACAGCCGCGATAACTGGAAGGCTGCTTTATTGGTCATAAAAAGGTTCGTGCTCAAATGAAGACAATCGTTCGTATATTCGTACCAAGAGTCCCAGTGCTTTTGTGCAACACACGTCGTTTCCTATTTGCTCTTTTCGCGTCGTGTCTGAATGAGAAAAgcgtggtttttttttctctgttagCAGAAAGAAAATGACGTCAAACCATGCCAGAAAAGAACCTCAGAACGCAACATGGATACAAAAATAAACTTCGGATGGACACAGAAAGACGGAAGGCGAGCTGCTTCTTCTCAAGCTGAGTGGAACACAGAAGAACGAGACGGTTGTCAACACGGAGAAGACGTCATCACCCAACCCCACAAAACTCCTGT
This portion of the Synchiropus splendidus isolate RoL2022-P1 chromosome 18, RoL_Sspl_1.0, whole genome shotgun sequence genome encodes:
- the LOC128750166 gene encoding glucagon-1-like, yielding MRILLLCVLAVLLWPRSEERLLVQIRSRWRPQQRRRTDDTEMQNLKRHSDGTFSSDFTQHLDKLKARNFVQWLATSKKDGCHEEVFHFAAEI